The window TCTTTCGTACTTTTATAATATAACACAATTTATAATGGCAGATTTTGAATTTGAAAATAAAAAACCATAAACAAGCAATTTGTTTGTGGTTTATTTAAAAAATGAATTATTTTTTTTGTTTATGTAATGTGTGATCATTACATTTTTTACAATATTTATTTACTTCAATTTTTTCTTTACGTTTATCATTTTTTGCAATATAGTTTTCATTTTTACAAATTGTACAACGTAAAATGACACCTTCTCTTGGCATAACTCTCTCAAACTCCTTTATGTTTTGTATAGACTTTTAGTATTTTTCAACCAAAACACGCATATTTATAATATCAAAAATATTATAAATATCTCCTATTTTTTCATTTTTTTGTGTAAAATAATTAAGATTAATTGAATTTCAAGGAGGATTTTTACTTAAATGAAAAAAATGCTAACTTTACTTGCAACAATAACTTTAACAACACCAACAACTGTTAGTGTTGTCTCTTGTTCATCAAATACTAATTTCAAAGATTTTGAAAAATGAATTAATCAAGAGCAATCATTTATACTTTATGTTGGTGCAAAAGATTGCCCTCATTGTCAAGTATTTGATAAAGTTTTTGCCAATCGTGATTTAGATCAATTTGAAAAAAATATAAATACAAGAATTGATGCAAATTCAAACACAATAATTAGCCAATGATATAATACTCAACAAGATTATGAAGAACTTGCAGAAAGCAAAACAATTAGTGATGATTATAATTCAAATTACAGTCAAGAATTAAAAGGTAATTTATTGTTTCATTATTTTCAATCAGATAATTATTCAACTATTTGAAGTGAAAAATGAGCTAGCAACTTAGTTGATTGACTAGTTGATGGAATGATAGCTAGACAAAAAATAATAGATGATTTTAGATATGGCGATAATGATAGTTTTTATGATTCTTTAGATTTTAAATCAGCTATTGAATCTACACCATTATTTGTTATTATTCGAAATGGAAAACTTGCTGGTGTTACAAACGGAATGGAAGATGAATCAACAACAGGAAATAATGATGATCAATTAATAGACGATTGATTTACAACTATTTCAAATATGTTTGTTCATGATGATTGAAACCCAAGAGAAGATAACAAAAAAAGTACATCTTAATAAAAATAATTTTACAAAATAAAATGGCGCTTGTTCAATGTGCCATTTTATTTTGTAATTCATAGTATTTATCAAATTTTATTATCATTATGTCTATTTATCAATTATCTTAATATTAATTGTATTTTCAAATTTATTAATCATTTCAATCATTTTTGCATCAGCAATTCTTTCTGAATAAGCAGTTGCACTACCACACAAAATTGAAGTTTTAAATGATTTTTCAAAATCATTTGTTTCAATAAATTTTTGAATAAAACCAGCAAGCATGCTATCACCAGCACCAGCAGCGTTATTCAATTTAAAGATCGTTTTTGGAATTGAAGCTGAAAAAACTTTATCCTTAGTAATTAAAATTGCTCCTTTATTTCCTTTTGAAACTAAGACATTTTGTGTACCAAGTTGAATTAGTTTATTTGCAGCTGAAATTAAGTCTTCATCATTATTAATCTTTACATTTAAAGTAGTTTCTAACTCTTCAAGATTTGGCTTAATCAAAAAAGGCTTTTCAGTTAAACTATTTAATAATAATACTCCAAATGAATCTATAACTAATAAAGCAGTATTTTTATTTGCAATTGCACCAAGTTCTTTATAAATATAATTTCCTAAATTATCTGGTGAACTTCCACTAATTATTAAGACATCATTTTTTGTTAAAACTTCATCTAAATATCATTTTAATTTATCAATTTCTGTACTAATTATTGCTGGAGCTTTCGCACTAGCTTCTGTTTGAGAATCATCAATAATTTTTAAATTAATTCTTATATTTTGAGCCGAATTAAATTTTTTATAATTTATTTTGCTTTTATTTAAATCATTCAAGAAAAATGATTCCATTAAACCATTTATAAAAATTATCGATTCATTGTCTTGATTTAGTACATTTAGCATCATTGAAACATGAATCCCCTTACCTGCTGCATATATATCTGTTGTAATTGGTCTGTTCGTTTTTCCCTTTTTAAAATCGTCAAATTTTAAAATATAATCTAAAGCTGGTGAAAGAGTCAGTACATAGATTTTTTTTGTCATTATTTATTTGACTATCAAAAAATAGTCATTCCCCTTTTACTATTTATTTTTATTAAATATTAATTTGTTGTTTTTCTCTAATAACTGTATGAAAAATATCATCTTCAAACATTTTTTTCACTCCACTTAAATCTTCATTTTTTATGCTTGCAATCTCATCTATTGATTTTGCAATTTGTTGATAAAAAACTTCAAGTATTTGTGTCAATTTTGAATTTTCCAAATCGACCTCTGCACTATATTTTTTGAGTTTTTCATTTAATTCATGAATTTTATTAAGTGTTTTTTGACTTACTAATTTCGATTTCAAAATTAATTCATTTCCCTTTGCAATGTTTCTATCATTGCCGCTATTAATTAATTTTTGAGCTTTTTGAACTAACATCATTTGCTTATCATTTCGTTTCTCATCTATTTTATCCAATTTAAATTGAATATTTTCTAGTCTAACTTTATTTTTCAAAAACAAATTAGTTTTTGATGAAATAGATTTTAATTCATTAATTTGTTTTTGCAATTCAATATAAATTAATTTTATTTGTTCTTGTCTTGGTGTTTTAATTTCTTTCAATTGTGAAGCTATAATATTCAACTCAAATTTTTCACTATCAAATTTATCTTTTAATTTTTCATTTAAAGTAATTAAACTATCTTTATGTTTTAAAATATAATTTTTAATTTCTTTTTTAATATTTTTATCTCAGAATTTAATTTTTGATTTATTGATTAATTTTAATAAACCCTGAGCTTCAAAATCGATATCTAATTTTAAAAATTCTTGATTATTTAATGATTTTAATGATTTTTTTGCTAATTCTTGTTCTGTTTTTGTTTCTTTATAAAAGAAATAAGTAATTATAATACCCAAAGCAAATGTTGCCAAATCAATGACAAGTGCTTTTCATAAGTGATCACCATGATATGCGATAAATCCAATTGCCCCACCCAAAGCTGCAAGTGTGTCTAAACGTAAGTCCATTAAACCAACCATTCATCCACCAATTGCGCCAGCAATAATGCCTGTAATAAATGGAACCATTCTTGGTAATGTAATTCCATAAATTACAGATTCTGTAGGTCCTGAAATAATACCAGGCAATGCTGCAGCAGTTGCAGCAGATCTATCTACTATTTTTTTACTTCGTAAGGCAACTCCAATTGAAGCACCTAATTGTCCTCATGCAGCTGCAAATGCTGCAGCTAAAAATAAGGATGGATTATTATTTACCGATAAATCCATGGTAGCGGCTAAAAATAGAATATTATGAATTCCAAAAACAACTAAAGGTTGTCAAGATAAACCAACAATTAAAGTTCCTATTCCAAAAGGAATTTTCATAAATCAAT of the Spiroplasma endosymbiont of Labia minor genome contains:
- the rpmG gene encoding 50S ribosomal protein L33; the encoded protein is MPREGVILRCTICKNENYIAKNDKRKEKIEVNKYCKKCNDHTLHKQKK
- a CDS encoding lipoprotein, which translates into the protein MKKMLTLLATITLTTPTTVSVVSCSSNTNFKDFEKWINQEQSFILYVGAKDCPHCQVFDKVFANRDLDQFEKNINTRIDANSNTIISQWYNTQQDYEELAESKTISDDYNSNYSQELKGNLLFHYFQSDNYSTIWSEKWASNLVDWLVDGMIARQKIIDDFRYGDNDSFYDSLDFKSAIESTPLFVIIRNGKLAGVTNGMEDESTTGNNDDQLIDDWFTTISNMFVHDDWNPREDNKKSTS
- a CDS encoding 1-phosphofructokinase family hexose kinase, giving the protein MTKKIYVLTLSPALDYILKFDDFKKGKTNRPITTDIYAAGKGIHVSMMLNVLNQDNESIIFINGLMESFFLNDLNKSKINYKKFNSAQNIRINLKIIDDSQTEASAKAPAIISTEIDKLKWYLDEVLTKNDVLIISGSSPDNLGNYIYKELGAIANKNTALLVIDSFGVLLLNSLTEKPFLIKPNLEELETTLNVKINNDEDLISAANKLIQLGTQNVLVSKGNKGAILITKDKVFSASIPKTIFKLNNAAGAGDSMLAGFIQKFIETNDFEKSFKTSILCGSATAYSERIADAKMIEMINKFENTINIKIIDK
- a CDS encoding PTS transporter subunit EIIC; amino-acid sequence: MSKNLRELKQDKFIDQILIQIGGIMNIKDVYHCATRMRLTLNNNNLININDLKKIIGIQGALWSNGELQIIVGAQVSTITELLKERMSESHNNSEIINANTDELISFAINADKNQIDKKIPLWKRFFKTISAIFGPMIPFLIGVGLIMALQQILIQIGLIVDATDTVKNSNPDIFSQVVSVISSTGFKFMGVIAMWSTVRYLGGKQQIALALGLIMIAPSIILQIPADGIKMFNIGSIEIRFKPFYSTILVFIVIGIILVHAQKLMDKHFNSVANFLLNPFLSLFLGGLLAFFILGPIMGILENWILSAFNWFMKIPFGIGTLIVGLSWQPLVVFGIHNILFLAATMDLSVNNNPSLFLAAAFAAAWGQLGASIGVALRSKKIVDRSAATAAALPGIISGPTESVIYGITLPRMVPFITGIIAGAIGGWMVGLMDLRLDTLAALGGAIGFIAYHGDHLWKALVIDLATFALGIIITYFFYKETKTEQELAKKSLKSLNNQEFLKLDIDFEAQGLLKLINKSKIKFWDKNIKKEIKNYILKHKDSLITLNEKLKDKFDSEKFELNIIASQLKEIKTPRQEQIKLIYIELQKQINELKSISSKTNLFLKNKVRLENIQFKLDKIDEKRNDKQMMLVQKAQKLINSGNDRNIAKGNELILKSKLVSQKTLNKIHELNEKLKKYSAEVDLENSKLTQILEVFYQQIAKSIDEIASIKNEDLSGVKKMFEDDIFHTVIREKQQINI